The Roseicyclus marinus genome has a segment encoding these proteins:
- a CDS encoding DUF6280 family protein produces the protein MRDFVDGTAFNFEQGQRARKLFAAVVLAALDDAIADDKKYGNGPEQIARWARSRDGREVLSCAGIDPNERVVKGLMAFVAQGVRTSVALSREESERRHQADAEAEAA, from the coding sequence ATGCGGGATTTCGTTGATGGCACTGCCTTCAACTTCGAACAAGGCCAACGGGCGCGCAAGCTTTTTGCCGCCGTGGTTCTTGCCGCGCTCGATGATGCGATCGCGGATGACAAGAAATATGGGAACGGCCCCGAGCAGATCGCCCGCTGGGCGCGGTCGCGCGACGGTCGTGAAGTTCTCAGCTGCGCCGGCATCGATCCCAATGAACGTGTGGTCAAGGGTCTGATGGCGTTCGTGGCACAGGGTGTGCGGACCTCGGTCGCGCTCAGCCGCGAGGAAAGCGAGCGTCGCCACCAGGCAGACGCCGAGGCCGAAGCCGCCTGA
- a CDS encoding S-methyl-5'-thioadenosine phosphorylase, with protein MQTMIGVIGGSGVYQIDGLEDAEWVEVQSPFGAPSDAVLTGRLGGVPMAFLPRHGRGHVHSPTSVPYRANIDALKRLGVTDVISVSACGSFRDEMAPGDFVIVDQFIDRTFAREKSFFGPGLVAHVSVAHPTCPRLGSACAQAARAEGITVHEGGTYLAMEGPQFSSLAESKLYREVWGCDVIGMTNMPEAKLAREAELCYASVAMITDYDSWHPDHGSVDISDIVRVLTGNADKARALVARLPGLLGGDRAPCPHGCDRALDHAILTAPEKRDPAMVEKLSAVAGRVL; from the coding sequence ATGCAGACGATGATCGGGGTGATCGGCGGATCGGGGGTCTACCAGATCGACGGGCTCGAGGATGCGGAATGGGTCGAGGTGCAAAGCCCCTTCGGCGCGCCCTCGGATGCGGTGCTGACCGGGCGGCTCGGCGGCGTGCCCATGGCCTTTCTGCCCCGGCACGGGCGTGGGCATGTGCATAGCCCGACCTCCGTGCCCTACAGGGCCAATATCGATGCGCTGAAGCGTCTGGGCGTAACGGACGTGATTTCCGTTTCGGCCTGCGGCTCCTTCCGCGACGAGATGGCACCGGGCGATTTCGTGATCGTGGACCAGTTCATCGACCGCACCTTCGCGCGGGAAAAGTCGTTCTTCGGCCCCGGCCTTGTCGCCCATGTCTCGGTCGCCCATCCGACCTGTCCCCGGCTGGGTTCTGCCTGCGCGCAGGCGGCTCGTGCCGAAGGGATCACCGTGCATGAGGGCGGCACCTATCTGGCGATGGAGGGGCCGCAGTTCTCGAGCCTCGCCGAGTCGAAGCTCTACCGCGAGGTCTGGGGCTGCGACGTGATCGGCATGACCAACATGCCCGAGGCGAAACTCGCCCGCGAGGCGGAGCTTTGCTATGCCTCCGTCGCCATGATCACCGATTACGACAGCTGGCATCCCGATCACGGCAGCGTCGACATCAGCGACATCGTCCGTGTCCTGACCGGCAATGCCGACAAGGCGCGCGCGCTGGTGGCGCGTCTGCCCGGGCTCCTCGGGGGCGACCGCGCGCCCTGTCCGCATGGCTGCGACCGGGCGCTCGATCACGCGATCCTCACCGCGCCCGAAAAGCGCGATCCGGCCATGGTCGAAAAGCTGTCGGCGGTGGCGGGCCGGGTGTTGTGA
- a CDS encoding adenine phosphoribosyltransferase, producing the protein MTAHKSVQDYIRTIPDFPHEGIMFRDVTTLFQDPRGFRLAVDQLLSPYVGARIDRVAGLEARGFILGGAVAHQLSKGFVPIRKKGKLPARTIEQDYELEYGRATVEIHDDALEPGEKVLIVDDLLATGGTAEAGIRLVERLGAEVVGCAFVIDLPDLGGRKRLEALGVPVHAICAYEGL; encoded by the coding sequence ATGACCGCCCACAAGAGTGTTCAGGATTACATCCGCACCATCCCCGATTTCCCGCATGAGGGGATCATGTTCCGCGATGTGACGACGCTCTTCCAGGATCCGCGCGGTTTCCGGCTGGCGGTCGATCAACTGCTCTCGCCCTATGTCGGCGCGCGAATCGACCGCGTCGCGGGGCTCGAGGCGCGGGGCTTCATCCTCGGCGGCGCGGTGGCGCATCAGTTGTCCAAAGGCTTCGTGCCGATCCGGAAAAAGGGCAAATTGCCCGCGCGCACCATCGAACAGGATTACGAACTGGAATACGGGCGCGCGACCGTGGAAATCCACGATGATGCGCTGGAACCGGGCGAAAAGGTCCTGATCGTCGACGATCTCCTGGCCACGGGCGGCACCGCCGAGGCGGGCATCCGCCTGGTCGAACGGCTGGGGGCCGAGGTCGTGGGATGCGCCTTTGTCATCGACCTGCCGGATCTGGGCGGGCGCAAGCGGCTCGAGGCGCTGGGCGTGCCCGTCCACGCGATCTGCGCCTACGAGGGGCTCTGA
- a CDS encoding SulP family inorganic anion transporter, with the protein MLTPKIITTLPQSTPKSVLADLVAGVTVAMVALPLSLAIAIASGAAPETGLVTAIVAGFLISALGGSRVQIGGPTGAFIVVVHGVIATHGFDGLVLATLMAGVILVIGGLLKAGNLMRLVPEPVINGFTIGIAAIIALSQLPDAMGITLPAGTPADALERIPAIWEARASFDWPSFAIGLGAILGIIALRRLFPRFPGLIVAVGVVSAAVAILSLPVDTLGSRFGMLPDRLPLPRLPEITLARLIDLLPSALIIAFLAGIESLLSAMVADRMVAGNHRPNAEIMAQGVANVGSALMGGLPATGAIARTATNVRAGGRTPLAGIFHALVILAVMMLAAPLAGYLAMPALAGLLLVTAWNMSEPQHWRGYLTTGRVSDRLLLLLTMTLTVLADLTVAIGVGVALGLALRLARRDVPPADWTPPDR; encoded by the coding sequence ATGCTGACGCCCAAGATCATTACCACGCTCCCCCAGAGCACGCCCAAAAGCGTGCTGGCCGATCTTGTCGCGGGTGTGACCGTGGCCATGGTCGCCCTGCCGCTCAGCCTTGCCATCGCCATCGCCTCGGGCGCGGCCCCGGAAACGGGACTGGTGACGGCCATCGTCGCGGGTTTCCTGATCTCGGCGCTTGGGGGCAGCCGGGTTCAGATCGGGGGGCCGACCGGGGCCTTCATCGTGGTTGTGCATGGCGTCATCGCCACCCATGGGTTCGACGGTCTGGTGCTGGCGACCCTGATGGCTGGCGTCATCTTGGTGATCGGTGGGCTGCTCAAGGCCGGAAACCTGATGCGGCTGGTGCCCGAACCCGTGATCAACGGCTTCACCATCGGCATCGCGGCGATCATCGCGCTTAGCCAGTTGCCCGATGCAATGGGCATCACGCTTCCCGCAGGCACGCCCGCCGATGCGCTCGAGCGCATCCCCGCGATCTGGGAGGCGCGCGCGAGCTTTGACTGGCCCAGCTTTGCCATCGGTCTTGGCGCGATCCTCGGCATCATTGCGCTGCGCCGCCTGTTCCCGCGCTTTCCGGGCCTGATCGTGGCGGTGGGCGTGGTCTCGGCAGCGGTGGCGATCCTGTCCCTGCCGGTCGACACGCTTGGCTCGCGCTTCGGGATGTTGCCCGACCGCCTGCCCCTGCCCCGCCTGCCCGAGATCACGCTAGCGCGGCTGATCGACCTTTTGCCCTCGGCGCTCATCATCGCCTTTCTGGCGGGGATCGAATCCCTGCTTTCGGCCATGGTCGCGGATAGGATGGTCGCCGGAAACCACCGCCCCAATGCCGAGATCATGGCGCAGGGCGTGGCCAATGTCGGTTCGGCGCTGATGGGCGGCCTGCCCGCCACGGGGGCCATCGCACGCACCGCGACCAATGTGCGCGCAGGCGGACGGACGCCGCTTGCAGGCATTTTCCACGCGCTGGTGATCCTTGCCGTGATGATGCTGGCCGCCCCCCTTGCGGGCTATCTGGCCATGCCGGCGCTGGCGGGGCTTTTGCTGGTGACGGCCTGGAACATGTCCGAACCCCAGCATTGGCGCGGCTACCTGACGACGGGTCGCGTGTCGGACCGGCTCTTGCTTCTATTGACCATGACGCTCACCGTTCTGGCCGATCTGACCGTGGCCATCGGGGTGGGTGTGGCGCTTGGCCTCGCGCTCAGGCTGGCCCGCCGCGATGTGCCGCCCGCGGACTGGACGCCGCCCGACCGGTAG
- a CDS encoding flavin reductase family protein has translation MFYRPADGHGLPHNPFNAIVTPRPIGWISTRGADGSDNLAPYSFFNAVAYVPPQVMFASTSAKEDRGDTKDSVANIRETGVFCVNIVEYAMRDAMNQTSGPWPRETDEFALAGIDRADCETIQCSRVAGAPAALECRLTRIVQLEGAANFAVFGEVIGVHMRDDCLKDGEFDVLSFNPLTRMGYRDYSVIREKFSLKRPGE, from the coding sequence ATGTTCTATCGCCCCGCCGATGGCCACGGCCTGCCCCACAACCCGTTCAACGCCATCGTGACGCCGCGCCCCATCGGCTGGATCTCGACCCGGGGCGCGGACGGATCGGACAATCTTGCGCCCTATTCCTTCTTCAATGCCGTGGCCTATGTGCCACCGCAGGTCATGTTCGCCTCGACCTCCGCCAAGGAGGATCGCGGCGACACCAAGGACAGCGTCGCCAATATCCGGGAAACGGGCGTCTTTTGCGTGAATATCGTGGAATACGCGATGCGGGACGCGATGAACCAGACTTCGGGGCCCTGGCCCAGGGAAACGGATGAATTCGCGCTCGCGGGCATCGACAGGGCCGACTGCGAAACCATCCAATGTTCGCGCGTGGCGGGCGCGCCCGCAGCGCTCGAATGTCGCCTGACCCGGATCGTGCAGCTGGAAGGTGCGGCCAATTTCGCCGTCTTCGGCGAGGTCATCGGCGTGCATATGCGCGACGATTGTTTGAAGGACGGGGAATTCGACGTGCTGTCCTTCAACCCGCTGACCCGCATGGGCTATAGGGATTATTCGGTCATCCGCGAGAAATTCAGCCTCAAGCGGCCCGGAGAGTGA
- a CDS encoding GMC family oxidoreductase, which translates to MITQDFGEWDVVIVGAGSAGCVLANRLSANPKCRVLLLEAGGSDNRLWVHVPVGYLYAMGDPSLDWCLKTEAEPGLNGRSLNYPRGKVLGGCSSINGMIYMRGQARDYDLWRQMGNTGWGWDDVLPYFKRSEAYHGGTDEAHGDSGELRVERQRLSWPILDAVAEAAGELGIPRTPDFNRGDNEGAGYFEVNQKRGLRWNARKAFLDPVRRRPNLRIVTGAEVLCLSLDGKRATGVIFRQDGAAHHARSGGEVVLAAGAIGTPKILELSGIGRPDILRPLGIAPIHDSPGVGENLADHLQIRTIFRIKGARTLNDYYASAFGKLKIGLDYALKRSGPLAMAPSQLGIFTRSSPEHETPNIEYHVQPLSLDAFGQPLHDFPALTVSVCNLRPESRGAVHVTSPDPRAAPAIRPNYLSAAADQRVAVDSIRHARALMATRRMAEFAPVEIKPGPQVDGEAELLKAAGDIATTIFHPVSTARMGPDPGAVVSPDLTVNGIGGLSIADASVMPSIPSGNTHAPVTMIAEKAAEMIAARLRA; encoded by the coding sequence ATGATCACGCAGGATTTCGGCGAGTGGGACGTGGTGATCGTCGGCGCGGGCTCGGCGGGCTGCGTGTTGGCCAATCGCCTGTCCGCAAATCCCAAATGCCGTGTCCTGCTGCTCGAAGCGGGGGGCAGCGACAACCGTCTCTGGGTGCATGTGCCGGTGGGCTATCTTTACGCCATGGGCGACCCCAGCCTTGACTGGTGCCTCAAGACCGAGGCCGAGCCGGGCCTGAACGGGCGCAGCCTGAATTACCCGCGCGGCAAGGTTCTGGGCGGCTGTTCCTCGATCAACGGCATGATCTACATGCGCGGCCAGGCGCGCGACTACGACCTGTGGCGGCAGATGGGCAATACCGGCTGGGGCTGGGACGACGTGCTGCCCTATTTCAAACGCTCCGAGGCCTATCACGGCGGCACGGACGAGGCGCATGGCGACAGCGGCGAATTGCGCGTCGAACGCCAACGCCTGAGCTGGCCGATCCTCGACGCCGTGGCCGAAGCCGCGGGCGAGCTGGGCATTCCCCGCACCCCGGATTTCAACCGCGGCGACAACGAGGGTGCCGGCTATTTCGAGGTCAACCAGAAACGCGGCCTGCGCTGGAACGCGCGCAAGGCCTTTCTCGATCCGGTGCGCCGTCGCCCCAACCTGCGCATCGTGACCGGGGCCGAGGTGCTCTGCCTGTCGCTCGACGGCAAGCGGGCGACAGGCGTGATCTTTCGGCAAGATGGCGCGGCCCATCACGCGCGCTCAGGCGGCGAGGTGGTGCTTGCGGCCGGGGCCATCGGCACGCCCAAGATCCTGGAGCTGTCGGGGATCGGGCGGCCCGACATCCTGCGCCCCCTGGGGATCGCGCCCATCCACGACAGCCCCGGCGTGGGCGAGAACCTTGCCGATCACCTCCAGATCCGCACGATTTTCCGCATCAAGGGCGCCCGGACGCTCAACGATTACTACGCAAGCGCGTTCGGCAAGCTGAAGATCGGCCTCGATTACGCGCTCAAACGCTCGGGCCCCCTGGCCATGGCGCCGTCGCAACTGGGGATCTTCACCCGGTCCTCGCCGGAGCACGAGACCCCCAATATCGAATACCATGTCCAGCCGCTCTCGCTCGACGCCTTCGGCCAGCCGCTCCATGATTTCCCCGCGCTGACCGTGTCGGTCTGCAACCTGCGCCCCGAAAGCCGCGGCGCGGTGCATGTCACCTCGCCCGATCCCAGGGCCGCGCCCGCGATCCGGCCCAATTACCTGTCGGCCGCTGCCGACCAGCGGGTGGCGGTCGATTCGATCCGCCATGCGCGCGCCCTGATGGCGACACGGCGCATGGCCGAATTCGCGCCGGTCGAGATCAAGCCGGGGCCGCAGGTGGATGGCGAAGCGGAGCTCTTGAAAGCTGCGGGCGATATCGCCACGACGATCTTTCACCCCGTCTCCACCGCGCGGATGGGACCGGATCCGGGGGCGGTGGTCAGCCCCGATCTGACCGTGAACGGGATCGGCGGGTTGTCCATCGCCGATGCCTCGGTCATGCCGTCCATTCCCAGCGGCAACACCCATGCGCCCGTGACGATGATCGCGGAAAAAGCGGCCGAGATGATCGCGGCAAGGCTGCGCGCCTGA
- a CDS encoding rhomboid family intramembrane serine protease, translating to MFPLRDHNPSNRTPFVTWGLIVVNVLIFLSYYPAMSGSERMLMGFYAEWALVPAEVLRGQDGHTVVTSMFLHGGWMHLIGNMLFLYIFGDNLEDLLGHVTFLAFYLASGVAAAAGQIIAGPGSTVPMVGASGAIAGVMGAYLLFFPRARIDVLVIIVILIRVFTIPAWLMLGLWFGLQLVNGLSMDVAGGGVAYWAHAGGFVAGVLLVLPAWLRRGGPRYWAEWHGKPPHDEVEYVMERSRRSPIPRVRRVQTDRSATRPLADLGRIPRSGSRRGPRTPWSGGQD from the coding sequence ATGTTTCCCCTGCGCGATCACAACCCGTCGAACCGCACCCCCTTTGTGACCTGGGGGCTGATCGTCGTGAACGTGCTGATCTTCCTGAGCTATTATCCGGCGATGTCGGGGTCCGAGCGGATGCTGATGGGCTTTTACGCCGAATGGGCGCTGGTGCCGGCCGAGGTGCTGCGCGGGCAGGATGGTCATACGGTCGTGACCTCGATGTTCCTGCACGGGGGCTGGATGCATCTGATCGGGAACATGCTGTTCCTTTATATCTTCGGCGACAATCTCGAGGATCTGCTGGGCCATGTGACCTTTCTGGCCTTTTACCTCGCGTCGGGCGTGGCTGCGGCGGCGGGGCAGATCATCGCGGGGCCGGGATCGACCGTGCCGATGGTCGGGGCCTCGGGGGCGATTGCGGGGGTGATGGGAGCCTATCTGCTGTTCTTTCCGCGCGCGCGGATCGACGTGCTGGTGATCATCGTCATCCTGATCCGGGTCTTTACCATACCTGCCTGGCTGATGCTGGGGCTATGGTTCGGCCTGCAGCTTGTGAACGGGTTGTCGATGGATGTGGCGGGAGGCGGTGTCGCCTATTGGGCGCATGCGGGCGGGTTCGTGGCCGGTGTGCTTCTGGTGCTGCCGGCCTGGCTGCGGCGCGGGGGGCCGCGCTACTGGGCCGAATGGCACGGCAAGCCACCGCATGACGAAGTGGAATATGTGATGGAGCGCAGCCGCCGCAGCCCGATCCCGAGGGTGCGCCGTGTCCAGACGGACCGCAGCGCAACGAGGCCCCTGGCCGATCTTGGGCGCATTCCACGCAGCGGGAGCCGTCGGGGGCCGCGCACGCCGTGGTCGGGCGGCCAGGACTGA
- the ptsP gene encoding phosphoenolpyruvate--protein phosphotransferase, which translates to MPQGTETESRKLLSRLQAVMADASAGQERLDRITRLIADSMGTEVCSIYLLRDADTLELCATQGLAPEAVHVTRMRIGEGLVGRVARAAQPINTANAPAERGFRYMPETGEERYSSFLGVPIQRLGERLGVLVVQSKDAREYSDDEVYALEVVAMVLAEMTELGAFIGEGAALAERHKSQAMFRGACAQEGTAMGHVWLHEPRVVVTRPVADDPDAELARLRAAVDQLRLDIDDMLTRAPLADGEQREVLEAYRMFAHSRGWMRRMEEDIARGLSAEAAVEKEQSTARARMETVADAYLRDRLHDLDDLSNRLLRRLTGQGKDTGAELPADPVLVARNIGPAELLDYGRRLRGVVLEEGSVGSHAAIVARALAIPLVIHARPILTEALNGDAILVDGDQGIVHLRPEENVAAAFRDKLAMQAEAQERYASIRDKPAEALCGTVISLQMNAGLMADLPSLPSSGAEGVGLFRTELQFLTRNKVPRRGELAALYSRVMDAAGEKRVVFRTLDIGSDKVLPYMKPTEEPNPALGWRAIRVGLDKPGVMRMQLQALIRAANGRPLSVMFPFVAQLEEYTQARDHLLREMDREAALGHVLPETLQIGAMLETPSLAFAPRRFFEECDFISIGGNDLKQFFFAADRENERVRRRYDTLNVSFLTFLEQIVHRCGDTDTPLSFCGEDAGRPVEALCFAAIGLRTLSMRPASIGPVKSLIRRVDLREARAVINEARASGAQSVRPAVMEWLKRQG; encoded by the coding sequence ATGCCACAAGGGACCGAAACCGAAAGCCGCAAGCTGCTGAGCCGCTTGCAGGCCGTCATGGCGGATGCCAGCGCCGGGCAGGAACGGCTCGACCGCATCACGCGCCTGATCGCGGATTCGATGGGCACCGAGGTCTGCTCCATCTACCTTTTGCGCGATGCCGACACGCTGGAGCTTTGCGCCACCCAGGGCCTTGCGCCCGAGGCCGTGCATGTCACCCGCATGCGCATCGGTGAGGGCCTCGTGGGTCGCGTCGCCCGCGCCGCCCAACCGATCAACACCGCCAATGCGCCCGCCGAACGCGGTTTCCGCTACATGCCCGAGACGGGCGAGGAGCGCTATTCCAGCTTCCTTGGTGTGCCGATCCAGCGTCTGGGCGAACGTCTGGGCGTTCTGGTCGTGCAATCCAAGGATGCGCGCGAATATTCCGACGACGAGGTCTATGCCCTCGAGGTCGTCGCCATGGTTCTGGCCGAGATGACCGAGCTTGGCGCCTTCATCGGCGAAGGTGCAGCCCTTGCCGAGCGTCACAAAAGCCAGGCGATGTTCCGTGGCGCCTGCGCGCAGGAAGGCACGGCCATGGGCCATGTCTGGCTGCATGAACCCCGCGTGGTCGTGACCCGCCCCGTGGCCGACGATCCCGATGCGGAGCTGGCCCGCCTGCGCGCCGCCGTAGACCAGCTGCGGCTCGACATCGACGACATGCTGACCCGCGCGCCGCTGGCCGATGGCGAACAGCGCGAAGTGCTCGAAGCCTACCGGATGTTCGCCCATTCGCGCGGCTGGATGCGCCGCATGGAAGAGGACATCGCCCGTGGCCTGTCGGCCGAAGCTGCGGTGGAAAAGGAACAATCGACCGCGCGGGCGCGGATGGAAACGGTCGCCGACGCCTATCTGCGCGACCGGCTGCACGATCTTGACGACCTGTCCAACCGGCTCTTGCGGCGACTGACGGGACAGGGAAAGGACACCGGGGCCGAATTGCCCGCCGACCCGGTTCTGGTCGCCCGCAACATCGGGCCCGCCGAGCTTCTGGATTACGGGCGGCGTCTGCGCGGCGTGGTGCTGGAGGAAGGATCGGTCGGCAGCCATGCGGCCATCGTCGCCCGCGCGCTGGCCATCCCGCTCGTGATCCACGCCCGCCCCATCCTGACCGAGGCATTGAACGGCGATGCGATCCTTGTCGACGGGGATCAGGGCATCGTCCACCTGCGCCCCGAGGAAAACGTCGCTGCAGCCTTCCGCGACAAGCTTGCCATGCAGGCCGAGGCGCAGGAGCGTTACGCCTCGATCCGCGACAAACCGGCCGAGGCGCTGTGCGGCACGGTGATCTCGCTCCAGATGAACGCAGGGCTGATGGCCGATCTGCCCTCGCTGCCGTCGTCGGGGGCCGAAGGCGTGGGGCTGTTCCGGACCGAGCTGCAATTCCTGACCCGCAACAAGGTGCCGCGCCGGGGCGAACTGGCCGCGCTGTATTCCCGCGTGATGGATGCGGCGGGGGAAAAGCGCGTGGTGTTCCGCACGCTCGACATCGGCTCGGACAAGGTCCTGCCCTACATGAAGCCGACCGAGGAACCGAACCCAGCGCTCGGCTGGCGCGCGATCCGGGTGGGGCTGGACAAACCCGGCGTCATGCGGATGCAGCTGCAGGCGCTGATCCGCGCGGCCAATGGCAGGCCCTTGTCGGTGATGTTCCCCTTTGTCGCGCAGCTCGAGGAATACACGCAGGCGCGCGATCACCTGTTGCGGGAGATGGACCGCGAGGCGGCACTGGGCCATGTCCTGCCCGAGACGCTGCAAATCGGCGCGATGCTGGAAACCCCGAGCCTCGCCTTTGCGCCGCGCCGGTTCTTCGAGGAATGCGATTTCATCTCGATCGGCGGCAATGACCTGAAACAATTCTTCTTTGCCGCCGACCGCGAGAATGAACGCGTGCGCCGCCGTTACGATACGCTGAACGTCAGCTTCCTGACCTTTCTCGAACAGATCGTGCATCGCTGCGGCGACACCGATACGCCGCTCAGTTTCTGTGGCGAGGATGCGGGCCGCCCGGTCGAAGCGCTGTGTTTCGCCGCCATCGGCCTGCGCACGCTGTCGATGCGGCCTGCCTCCATCGGGCCGGTCAAGTCGTTGATCCGCCGCGTCGACCTGCGCGAGGCGCGGGCGGTGATCAACGAGGCGCGCGCCAGCGGTGCGCAATCGGTGCGCCCAGCCGTGATGGAATGGCTCAAGCGTCAGGGTTGA
- a CDS encoding alpha/beta hydrolase family protein, whose translation MLSAARLWQLLGQPGGAAQMALGEPGAGVALGAHRLHRFKLDIGGAQVPAIYLSPQGPGPYPAILYCHAHGNRYEIGAEELVLGRPALQAAYGPALADLGFASLAIDLVPFGGRQGEGPEAALAKAALWQGRPLMGRMLAELHAAFHWLAARAEVDATRIATLGLSMGGTHAYWLAALEPRIAASVHLCVLADIAPLIASGAHDLHGSYMTVPGLLAEGDMGDVAALIAPRPQFVGLGGTDPLTPMAARDPAVARLRSAYARAQDGLQLHLSPDTGHVETPAMRRDTLAFLTRHLIG comes from the coding sequence ATGCTGAGCGCCGCGCGTCTGTGGCAGCTTCTGGGCCAGCCGGGCGGCGCGGCCCAGATGGCGCTGGGCGAGCCCGGCGCGGGCGTGGCGCTCGGGGCGCACAGGCTGCACCGTTTCAAGCTCGACATCGGCGGCGCGCAGGTCCCCGCCATCTACCTGTCTCCGCAGGGGCCGGGACCCTATCCCGCGATCCTTTACTGCCATGCCCATGGCAATCGCTACGAGATCGGGGCCGAGGAACTGGTCCTTGGCCGTCCGGCCCTGCAGGCGGCCTATGGGCCGGCGCTGGCGGATCTGGGCTTTGCCAGCCTTGCCATCGACCTGGTGCCCTTCGGCGGTCGGCAGGGCGAGGGGCCCGAAGCGGCGCTGGCCAAGGCAGCCCTTTGGCAGGGGCGGCCCCTGATGGGGCGGATGCTGGCCGAATTGCATGCGGCCTTTCACTGGCTTGCCGCCCGGGCGGAGGTGGACGCCACGCGGATCGCCACGCTCGGCCTGTCGATGGGCGGCACACATGCCTATTGGCTGGCAGCGCTCGAGCCGCGCATCGCGGCCTCTGTGCATCTATGCGTGCTGGCCGATATCGCGCCCCTGATTGCGAGTGGCGCGCATGATCTGCACGGCTCCTACATGACCGTGCCGGGGCTTCTGGCCGAGGGGGACATGGGCGATGTCGCGGCCCTGATCGCGCCCCGCCCGCAGTTCGTGGGGCTGGGCGGCACCGACCCGCTGACCCCAATGGCGGCACGGGACCCTGCGGTGGCGCGGCTTCGGAGCGCCTATGCACGGGCACAGGACGGTCTGCAGCTGCACCTGTCGCCCGATACGGGCCATGTCGAGACGCCCGCGATGCGGCGTGACACATTGGCCTTTCTGACGCGTCACCTGATCGGCTGA
- a CDS encoding GNAT family N-acetyltransferase, with product MYRLEQETSADRWEVEALYDTCFAPGREALSSYRLRDGVPPVARLCLVARDPDGILAGAIRFWPVRVGRSEALLLGPVAVHPTRQGEGLGGMLMREGMKRAEEDRWPRIMLVGDEPYYRRFGFVKLEGVEMPPPTNPERVLGVGKWAGITGKVTRWAR from the coding sequence ATGTATCGGCTGGAGCAGGAAACATCGGCGGACCGTTGGGAGGTGGAGGCGCTTTACGACACCTGTTTCGCGCCGGGGCGCGAGGCGCTTTCGTCCTATCGCCTGCGCGACGGGGTGCCGCCGGTGGCGCGGCTTTGCCTCGTGGCGCGCGATCCCGATGGCATCCTTGCAGGCGCGATCCGGTTCTGGCCGGTGCGCGTGGGCCGGTCTGAGGCCCTGTTGCTGGGTCCCGTGGCGGTCCATCCGACCCGGCAGGGCGAGGGTCTGGGCGGCATGCTGATGCGCGAGGGGATGAAGCGGGCGGAGGAAGACCGCTGGCCGCGCATCATGCTGGTGGGCGATGAACCCTATTACCGGCGCTTCGGCTTTGTGAAGCTCGAGGGTGTGGAGATGCCGCCACCAACGAACCCCGAACGGGTTCTGGGTGTCGGCAAATGGGCAGGTATCACGGGCAAGGTCACGCGCTGGGCGCGGTGA
- a CDS encoding DUF2927 domain-containing protein, translated as MRTGLFLATSLAFAATAVEGQEFVPVPGLISDQDFYRLVACGAEPGGPCTKPMIRWPEARRGEMRVGIAAVAPTFPSYKFDLIDRAIDEAIAQINASGADLYLTRVYEGDLDVPLFLVDTPQGGTITGTSLPDLDGADMAIARVALRSRGEDIVAAAIAISQDINRREIASVVLEELVQAMGLPTDIDGTAYDRSIFAEYSNSTVWLRGQDAAALRLHYPRF; from the coding sequence ATGCGTACCGGGCTTTTCCTTGCGACCAGCCTCGCCTTCGCCGCCACTGCGGTCGAGGGCCAGGAATTCGTGCCGGTTCCGGGCCTGATCTCGGATCAGGATTTCTACCGGCTCGTCGCCTGCGGAGCCGAGCCCGGTGGCCCTTGCACCAAGCCGATGATCCGCTGGCCCGAGGCGCGGCGGGGCGAGATGCGCGTGGGCATCGCCGCCGTCGCCCCGACCTTTCCCAGCTACAAGTTCGACCTGATCGACCGCGCCATCGATGAGGCCATCGCGCAGATCAACGCCTCGGGCGCGGATCTCTACCTGACCCGCGTCTACGAAGGCGATCTGGACGTGCCGCTCTTTCTGGTCGACACGCCGCAGGGCGGCACGATCACCGGCACCAGCCTGCCCGATCTCGACGGGGCGGATATGGCGATCGCCCGCGTCGCCCTGCGTTCGCGCGGCGAAGATATCGTGGCCGCCGCCATCGCCATCAGCCAGGACATCAACCGCCGCGAGATCGCCTCGGTCGTGCTCGAGGAACTTGTGCAGGCCATGGGCCTTCCGACCGATATCGACGGCACGGCCTATGACAGGTCGATCTTTGCCGAATACAGCAATTCCACCGTCTGGCTGCGCGGGCAGGATGCCGCCGCGCTCAGGCTCCATTATCCGCGCTTCTAG